The region AGAAGAGATGAACGTCACTCCCACAACGGCTGAAGACGATACCGCGATGGAGGAGGCGCTGGAGCATgtcatggaggaggcgatgaAGCAGGAGGCGATGCTGGAAGACtcggctggtggtgagacaCCTGCTTCTTTGTCGGGGTTGTCCTCGCCTAATGATGGCGCGGATGAGACGCGGATGGAAATCGACAGTGAAGAGGCAAAGTCCTCGTCACCGTCACAGAACGGGGAGGCATATGAGACACCGTATGAAACgcctgctgttgttgagactgacggtggtgatgagggtgatgaggatgatgtcaTGGTTGATACACCGCCCGAAGACAATGCACAACCTGCTTCGTCAGAGGCGGAGGCAGTGGAGAGTGAAGAGGCGTAGTGGTCCTGATTAATTTGTAAATAATGTGCTGGATGTGGGTGGTATTTTGTTGCCGTGGAAACACAACAAGTTTAGCGTTGATATTCACTAAAGCGAAAGTGATTCAAGGGGGACTGGAAAAAGGGTAGGGGGAAAGATACCATGGACTGAGTCGCAAAATAATCATAATGACAAAAACTGCCAGAGCAGTACAAAGTATCACAAAACTTCAAAGATGTTGAACTTGACATTTTACTCAAATTCAGAAACACCATCTCTATCTACCATGTCATTTAACAAGCCATCAGAAAGCTCCCCACTCGCTTTTCTTCACCACACATTTGCCCCAAACCATCCATTACCAAGTCTAAGAGAGACTAGCAAaagccctcttcctcacctccttcttctgcttctcctcctcctcccaattCTCATCCACGAACCCCTTGACACTCCTCTCCTCAATCTgcatccccaccaccctcaacgcCGCAATATTATACCCCATCTCATCCTTCTGCTTCCTCAGCGCCTGCCTCAGATTGACTCTGATCCCGTCCAGCATCTGGCGCATCGTCCTGCTGCTGACAATCTGCTTGTGGTGGGTTTTGAGCATGAAAAACAAGATCCTGCAGGTGAGAGGGATGTTCATGCTCCGTAGCGCGAAGAGGTTCAAAAAGGTGAACAGCATCGGCACTGACGCAAAGGGAAGAACCAGAAGCGCATCGTGGAGCGCGGACGCTTTGATCTTGGAGAGGGTGTTCATCACGTATTGCTCCGCCGTGATGTTCCCCAGCGCCATGAAGATGGCGTGCCGTTGCGGCGGCGCAaggttggggttggaagCCTTGGCTACTTCCCACTCTTTCACCACGTTGAGGTCTGCcaggccgagctcgagggcCTCGGCTATTCTCTCTCCTGCCATCAACGTCTCAACCGTCTGTTTTGATGCTGCGGCAACCTCGCGGTTTTCATCCTGGGCGTCGGCGTCTTGCTccagggaggtggtgagcgTAGATTCGTAAAGCTCTTCCAGTTCCTTTTCGCGCTCTTCCTCGAGGAAGATCTGCTCGTCCGTTTCCTCCCATACACGAATAGACTTGTCGTGAGAGGCGGACACGAGGAAGTTACCCGCGTGGGAGATGGCAAGGGCCCAGATCTCCCCGTGGTGGCCGTCGATGCGTTGGATTTGCTCGAATTTATCCCCGTCCCAGTATTTGATCGTGCGGTCTTTGGACGCAGAAAAGAAGTGATGTCCGTTGCCGTCCGAGTTGTGGGGGATGAAGGCTACTTGGAGGATCGAGTCTTGGTGACCAAACAAGGCTTTGTGGCAGTCGCCGAAATCGAGACCCCATATTCTGATGTTCTTgtcggcggaggaggtgatgattAGTTTGCTGTCGAAGGAGATGTCCATGCTTAAGACGGGGAGTTTGTGGCCGTAGAGGTTGAGGTAGAGTTTGAGGGAGTCGACAAAGAAGACCTTGACTGTGCTGTCGAGGAGAGACACAGCCAGGAGCTTGGAGTCGGGGGAGAATTTCAGACTGAGAATGTCGTCAGATACCTTGAGTATCCTCGACTGGACCAGCTTGAGTTTTGGTGTGGTTCTCGTGGTGCCAAGAACTTGCTCCTGGATAATCTTGAAGTCCCAGAATTTGGCTGCTTTGTCGGCACCTCCTGACACCACAGACTTGCCATCTGGGTGGACTTGTAGCGCCCAGATAGCATGGCCCTCGTGTGCATTCACGCTCTCCAGCAACGCCGCGGAAGCCACATCGTACAGTTGGAGCTCTCCCTCCTTGGTtcccaccactaccaccttGTCACCTGGCAAAAATGCGCAGCAGAGCGCATAACCACACTCAAATGTTCTAATGCAGGCTTGTGTCTTTACGTTCCAAATCTTCAGCGAACCATTGGCAGCAGATGCCAGCATTTTGTCGTCCGAGCTGAGTGATAGCGAGCGGATGTCTGTGCGATGGCCTGGGAGATCAACACCCAGTGCCTTGTTGTAATCGGCGACATCGGTCTTGGACTTGAGCTTGTCCTTTCCAACAATCGTATAGAGCTCCAACAAGTTGTTTGTGGACCCTACAAGTAATTGCAGGTCCTTGCTCCCTTGTTGTATCGCCCAGTCGACTGATCTGACCTTGCCCGTGGTTCGTACGATAACGTGCTGCGCAAACACATCAGAAATCTCGGCCTTGTTGATGTCGTCGgcgccctcatcctccatgTCAACATCGGCGCCCTTCTTATCTTTTGCCAGTttctcctttcttctcttctttttcctggcCAAGCTCTTCTTGACCTCTGATTCCGTCCGTATCCTCCAAATTTCAACGTTCTTCTCGACTCCGTGTACGGCGAAGTAATCCCGGCGGGGGTGGAAAATAACCTCGACTGCGCGCTCTTTGCTCGATCGGTGTAATGTGCCTCTGTCGTGGAGGAAGTTTACTGATTGTGAAAGGTCGACTCGTTGCGCCGAGGCAGCCAGTGCCACGACATCCAATGCCCACACCTTCATTTCGCCATCGTTCCCAGCAGTCACGCAGCCGCTCAGATCCGGCGAAACTCCTAGCGCCCAGCATTCGCCATTGCTTTGCGCAACGTGTGTCTCGATACAGTGGCGGGATGAAAGATCCCAGAGCTTAATCAGCGAATCTTTTCCTGTCGTAAGAAGGAATCCCTCTGCGCCCTCGTTgtccaccgccatcaacgcctgctctccatcttcttcctgcACCACCGGCTCCGGCTCAATGAACCTCAGGCCGGTAACCTGATCTTTGTGTCCTCTCAGCTTGTACTGTCCCACCTCGGCCACCAGATCCCAAACAATAACGTCGGTATCCTTCGAACCGGAGGCCAGGCGCACACCAGTCTTGTCGAAAGCGAGAATAGTGACGGCCGACTTGTGGCCGTTGAAGCTCACTACGGA is a window of Podospora pseudopauciseta strain CBS 411.78 chromosome 1, whole genome shotgun sequence DNA encoding:
- the DIP2 gene encoding beta transducin (COG:A; BUSCO:EOG09260EE7; EggNog:ENOG503NWQD), coding for MVKSYLKFEPSKSFGVVASSSSNIVWSSKDKTKSSAGQAVVAANEEVLVWDIKKGELLSRWKEENNRALVTAIAQSKTDPDLFAVGYENGSIRIWDSKIATSVVSFNGHKSAVTILAFDKTGVRLASGSKDTDVIVWDLVAEVGQYKLRGHKDQVTGLRFIEPEPVVQEEDGEQALMAVDNEGAEGFLLTTGKDSLIKLWDLSSRHCIETHVAQSNGECWALGVSPDLSGCVTAGNDGEMKVWALDVVALAASAQRVDLSQSVNFLHDRGTLHRSSKERAVEVIFHPRRDYFAVHGVEKNVEIWRIRTESEVKKSLARKKKRRKEKLAKDKKGADVDMEDEGADDINKAEISDVFAQHVIVRTTGKVRSVDWAIQQGSKDLQLLVGSTNNLLELYTIVGKDKLKSKTDVADYNKALGVDLPGHRTDIRSLSLSSDDKMLASAANGSLKIWNVKTQACIRTFECGYALCCAFLPGDKVVVVGTKEGELQLYDVASAALLESVNAHEGHAIWALQVHPDGKSVVSGGADKAAKFWDFKIIQEQVLGTTRTTPKLKLVQSRILKVSDDILSLKFSPDSKLLAVSLLDSTVKVFFVDSLKLYLNLYGHKLPVLSMDISFDSKLIITSSADKNIRIWGLDFGDCHKALFGHQDSILQVAFIPHNSDGNGHHFFSASKDRTIKYWDGDKFEQIQRIDGHHGEIWALAISHAGNFLVSASHDKSIRVWEETDEQIFLEEEREKELEELYESTLTTSLEQDADAQDENREVAAASKQTVETLMAGERIAEALELGLADLNVVKEWEVAKASNPNLAPPQRHAIFMALGNITAEQYVMNTLSKIKASALHDALLVLPFASVPMLFTFLNLFALRSMNIPLTCRILFFMLKTHHKQIVSSRTMRQMLDGIRVNLRQALRKQKDEMGYNIAALRVVGMQIEERSVKGFVDENWEEEEKQKKEVRKRAFASLS